The Sphingobacteriales bacterium genome has a window encoding:
- a CDS encoding T9SS type A sorting domain-containing protein — MSEEAAIVRSTFEYGESNDILDLLTVLENGNLVLGGVININSSDTTFRYAIVLYTINKDDLTYSVQTFINHPDAQYVSMQISPVMNTVNLYPWDFNLSNYPQTDQKSTYFLMTEYITDIDTFYSAKYLYKMKESTGEMEWSHAIENIEAVLAIELEDGVLLQEYNLNGDGLTIPAYRNVFEKMNASGTLVWSSVLPDTIILDSIVYFSKEMAMPNVKLNYGDKIVFKADYIDTTNNNSYNTTPFYFILSLADGKVERIKLPSGFTSNDYNPGTQYLKDIVFFNNTSDELFILTERNNQCTDSSMGDIVIYKYQDILNNTVNKPLSSAQDITIYPNPANTSIAVRFNVQGRTENAFYVIYDFTGKNITSGKLNPAETIVNISNIPAGMYLLQINSDRMTETKSFKS, encoded by the coding sequence TTGTCTGAAGAAGCCGCTATTGTGCGTTCAACTTTTGAATATGGCGAATCAAACGATATACTTGATTTGCTGACAGTATTGGAGAATGGGAATTTAGTACTGGGTGGCGTAATCAATATCAATTCAAGCGATACCACGTTTCGGTATGCCATCGTATTGTACACAATTAATAAAGATGACCTGACCTATTCCGTACAAACTTTTATAAACCATCCGGATGCCCAGTATGTCAGCATGCAGATTAGTCCGGTAATGAATACGGTTAATCTTTACCCCTGGGATTTTAATTTGAGTAATTATCCCCAGACAGACCAAAAATCAACTTATTTTCTGATGACTGAATATATCACAGATATAGATACATTTTACAGTGCTAAATATTTATATAAAATGAAAGAGAGTACGGGGGAGATGGAGTGGTCTCATGCCATTGAAAATATAGAAGCGGTTTTGGCAATTGAATTAGAAGATGGGGTATTATTGCAGGAATACAATTTGAATGGAGATGGGCTTACTATTCCTGCGTATAGGAATGTATTTGAAAAAATGAATGCGTCCGGAACGCTTGTATGGTCATCCGTATTGCCTGATACCATCATTTTGGATAGTATTGTTTATTTCAGTAAAGAGATGGCTATGCCCAATGTGAAATTAAATTACGGTGATAAAATCGTGTTTAAAGCTGATTATATTGATACCACCAACAATAACAGCTATAATACCACCCCTTTCTATTTTATCTTGTCTTTAGCTGATGGAAAGGTGGAACGTATAAAGTTGCCATCAGGGTTCACCTCTAACGATTATAATCCCGGGACACAATACTTAAAGGATATCGTGTTTTTTAATAATACGTCTGACGAATTATTTATACTGACTGAGCGAAATAATCAATGTACAGATTCCTCTATGGGTGATATTGTCATTTACAAATATCAGGATATCCTGAATAATACGGTTAACAAGCCCTTGTCATCAGCGCAGGATATTACGATTTACCCCAATCCGGCTAATACGTCAATTGCGGTACGATTCAACGTACAAGGGAGAACAGAGAATGCATTTTATGTGATTTACGATTTTACCGGAAAGAATATAACATCCGGAAAATTAAATCCGGCAGAAACAATTGTCAATATTTCAAATATCCCGGCTGGGATGTATTTGCTACAAATAAACAGCGACAGGATGACCGAAACAAAAAGTTTCAAATCATAA
- a CDS encoding UMP kinase → MNKPIKRVLLKLSGEALMGDQQFGIKADTLGLFADEIVEVIKAGYQVGVVIGGGNIFRGLQAGNIGIERSQGDYMGMLATIINGMALQGAVESRGIYTRLLSALNISQVCEPYIRRRAVRHLEKGRCIIMAAGTGNPYFTTDTAAALRANEIEADVILKGTSVDGIYSADPKKDPNATKYEAISFDDVLIKNLRVMDQTAFALCKENHMPIIVFNIKERGNILRILQGEKIGTLVS, encoded by the coding sequence ATGAACAAACCTATCAAACGAGTACTACTCAAACTTAGCGGCGAGGCCCTGATGGGCGACCAGCAATTCGGTATCAAGGCGGACACACTCGGATTGTTTGCCGATGAGATAGTGGAAGTGATTAAGGCCGGCTATCAGGTAGGCGTGGTGATTGGCGGCGGCAACATTTTCCGCGGCCTGCAGGCCGGCAATATCGGCATCGAACGCTCACAGGGTGACTACATGGGCATGCTGGCCACCATCATCAATGGTATGGCGCTGCAGGGAGCCGTTGAGTCGCGCGGCATCTATACCCGTTTGTTATCTGCTCTGAACATCTCACAGGTTTGTGAACCCTATATCCGCAGAAGAGCCGTGCGTCACCTGGAAAAAGGCAGATGCATCATCATGGCGGCCGGTACCGGCAACCCGTATTTTACCACCGACACGGCTGCGGCATTGCGTGCCAACGAGATTGAAGCGGATGTCATTCTAAAGGGCACCAGCGTGGACGGCATCTATTCGGCTGATCCGAAGAAAGACCCGAATGCCACCAAATACGAAGCCATCTCCTTTGATGATGTGCTGATAAAGAATCTGCGCGTCATGGACCAGACGGCTTTTGCACTCTGCAAGGAAAATCATATGCCTATCATCGTCTTCAACATCAAGGAAAGAGGCAATATCCTGCGCATCCTGCAAGGTGAAAAGATTGGGACGTTGGTGAGTTAA
- a CDS encoding elongation factor Ts, with product MSTVTITAAEVNKLRQETGAGIMDCKKALTETNGDFEAAIDYLRKKGAKIAANRADREANEGVVVALTSEDGKFGCAVNLSSETDFVAKNEDFINLAKSIAEVALTNRIKTLEDLQNAQLDGVSIQDKLLDTLAKIGEKIELKKYEVVEGEGVVSYIHMGYRMGVLVQLNKALNEDIATAGKDVAMQIAAMNPVAVDASGVSEELKEREKAIAREKAIAAGKPENILDKIAEGAVNTMLKENTLLPQAFVKDGSKTVDQYLKSVDKDLTVLSFKRVTLS from the coding sequence ATGTCAACTGTAACTATCACAGCAGCAGAAGTAAATAAATTAAGACAAGAAACCGGTGCCGGTATCATGGATTGCAAAAAAGCATTGACAGAAACCAACGGTGATTTTGAAGCAGCAATCGATTATTTAAGAAAAAAAGGCGCCAAGATAGCCGCCAACCGTGCCGACAGAGAAGCCAATGAAGGTGTTGTTGTCGCCTTAACCAGTGAGGACGGAAAATTCGGCTGTGCCGTAAACTTAAGTTCTGAAACGGACTTCGTTGCAAAAAATGAAGACTTCATCAATCTGGCAAAATCCATTGCAGAGGTAGCATTAACCAACAGAATTAAAACGCTGGAAGATTTACAGAACGCTCAGTTGGACGGTGTTTCCATCCAGGATAAATTGCTGGATACCTTAGCGAAAATCGGCGAAAAGATCGAATTGAAAAAATACGAAGTGGTGGAAGGCGAAGGAGTCGTATCCTACATCCACATGGGATACAGAATGGGCGTATTGGTTCAGCTGAACAAAGCGCTGAATGAGGATATAGCTACAGCAGGTAAAGACGTGGCGATGCAAATCGCGGCGATGAACCCGGTAGCGGTGGATGCGAGCGGCGTATCGGAGGAGCTGAAAGAAAGAGAAAAAGCGATTGCCCGCGAAAAAGCGATTGCAGCTGGCAAACCGGAAAACATCCTGGATAAAATAGCGGAAGGCGCGGTGAACACCATGCTGAAAGAAAATACCTTATTGCCGCAGGCATTTGTAAAAGACGGCAGCAAGACGGTCGATCAATATCTGAAATCTGTGGACAAAGATTTGACGGTGTTATCGTTCAAGCGAGTAACACTTTCGTAA
- the rpsI gene encoding 30S ribosomal protein S9 codes for MAKETINGLGRRKTAVARVYLKSGKGTIIVNGKDIKEYIALKQLVDRALKPLNVLDAASKFDITVNVKGGGIKGQAEAISLGIARALVKNDETVKPALKAENLMTRDSRMVERKKFGKKKARKSFQFSKR; via the coding sequence ATGGCAAAGGAAACAATCAACGGATTAGGACGTCGTAAAACGGCAGTTGCTCGTGTTTATTTAAAAAGCGGCAAAGGCACCATTATCGTTAATGGCAAAGACATCAAGGAATACATCGCATTAAAACAGCTGGTAGACAGGGCATTGAAGCCGCTGAACGTGCTGGATGCTGCTTCCAAATTTGATATTACCGTCAATGTAAAAGGCGGCGGCATCAAAGGACAGGCAGAAGCCATCTCGTTGGGTATTGCCCGTGCTTTGGTGAAAAACGATGAAACGGTGAAACCTGCCTTAAAGGCAGAAAACCTGATGACTCGTGACTCACGTATGGTGGAGCGCAAGAAATTCGGTAAGAAAAAAGCCCGTAAAAGCTTCCAGTTCAGTAAACGTTAA
- the rplM gene encoding 50S ribosomal protein L13 — translation MNTLSYRTKTATPKDIVRKWYIVDAENQTLGRLSSEIAKILQGKNKPSYSPNIDTGDHVIIINAEKIHLSGKKLTDKVYIRHTGYPGGQRFMTPKEAFVKKPEFVLENAISHMLPRTRLGRAMFKKLHVFAGTDHPHAAQKPEVLKFK, via the coding sequence GTGAATACATTATCTTACAGAACCAAGACAGCTACGCCGAAAGACATCGTGCGTAAATGGTATATTGTAGATGCTGAAAACCAGACACTTGGACGCCTCAGCTCTGAAATTGCCAAAATTTTACAAGGTAAAAACAAACCTTCTTATTCTCCGAACATCGATACCGGTGACCATGTCATCATCATCAATGCGGAGAAAATACATCTATCCGGTAAAAAATTAACGGATAAAGTGTATATCCGCCATACCGGCTATCCGGGCGGACAGCGTTTCATGACACCAAAAGAAGCGTTTGTTAAAAAACCGGAATTCGTTCTGGAAAACGCCATCAGCCACATGTTGCCGCGCACCCGCTTAGGAAGAGCAATGTTCAAAAAATTACACGTGTTTGCAGGAACGGATCATCCGCATGCAGCACAAAAACCGGAAGTTTTAAAATTCAAATAA
- a CDS encoding zinc metallopeptidase — translation MNGIYLISIIIMGVSWLVSFTMQRRFKQYSQIPINLTGKEVAEKMLRDNGIFDVKVVSVPGALTDHYNPLDKTVNLSDWVYAQSNVAAASVAAHECGHAVQHATAYSWLTMRSKLVPVVQVSSQWVQWVILGGFAVLMFTKGTVPWVLLAGIILFALTTLFSFITLPVEFDASSRALKWLDSTMILQGDEYDKAKNGLKWAASTYVVAALGSLVTLLYYISIFAGVRRRD, via the coding sequence ATGAACGGAATTTATTTAATATCGATAATTATCATGGGCGTTAGCTGGTTGGTGAGTTTTACCATGCAGCGCAGATTCAAACAATACTCACAGATACCGATCAATCTGACCGGCAAGGAAGTGGCTGAAAAAATGCTGCGCGATAACGGAATATTTGACGTAAAAGTGGTTTCCGTTCCCGGCGCATTGACAGACCATTACAATCCGCTGGACAAAACGGTCAACCTGAGCGACTGGGTATATGCCCAATCCAATGTGGCAGCAGCTTCGGTTGCGGCACACGAATGCGGACACGCCGTACAGCACGCAACGGCATACAGCTGGCTGACCATGCGTTCTAAGTTGGTACCTGTCGTTCAGGTTTCTTCCCAATGGGTACAATGGGTGATCTTAGGCGGATTCGCCGTATTGATGTTCACCAAAGGCACCGTTCCGTGGGTGTTGCTGGCAGGTATTATCTTATTCGCATTGACCACGCTGTTTAGCTTCATCACCTTACCGGTAGAATTCGATGCTTCCTCGCGTGCCTTAAAATGGCTGGACTCCACCATGATTTTGCAGGGTGACGAATACGACAAAGCAAAAAACGGCTTAAAATGGGCAGCTTCCACCTATGTGGTAGCCGCATTAGGCTCCCTGGTTACGCTATTATATTATATCTCCATTTTTGCAGGTGTGCGAAGAAGAGACTGA
- a CDS encoding tetratricopeptide repeat protein — MKKTAFLLSVFLSVHAIAQDGDYDAFLARQFLQNGEIAKAAEYYAELYRENPTEYYEAYLSVLIQLKDFEKAEKTIKQQYKQSGSNPLYILDLADLYLKQNREPDAEKQFSKTIKELKPDRYTIGQIAEKFIRLKQLDYAQKTYLKAKDILKDRSAFNLDLANLLFLKNDITGMINAYLDEAPYQATDLSSIENGLQKALVDEKTKDALEKELLFRIQANKTLFVYQDLLVWLYMQRNDFDGAVLQAKSLDLLRREDGENLMRISKTAAEQKDFDAAIKGYQYVINKGANYPWYVSANLELINVKRDKLVNSPNYSNEQLFSLKQTYQNFISTFKNEYTTTYAILELAQLEALYLHDIDSAIAHVIPVTENSRAPKDLLAKAKMYLGDYYLIADQPWESLLLYTQVEKEQKGNPLGEEAKFRNAKLAYYKGDFEWAQTQLKIIKANTSEFISNDAIDLSVFILDNLNTDTIDYALLKFAKSDLLRYQNKLDEAEDTLNDITKNYSGTALQDDILYLKYKIERDRQHYDKAAEYLEKIVSFYGDDILADNAIFYLGEMNQKFLNNEEKAKQYYEKIIVEYKDSTFAIEARKRYRKLRGDT, encoded by the coding sequence GTGAAAAAAACCGCCTTCCTGCTTTCTGTTTTTTTATCTGTCCACGCCATTGCCCAGGATGGTGATTATGATGCATTTTTAGCAAGGCAGTTTCTGCAAAACGGTGAAATCGCAAAAGCAGCTGAGTATTACGCTGAGTTATATCGTGAAAACCCTACTGAATATTATGAAGCCTACCTGAGTGTATTGATACAGCTGAAGGATTTCGAAAAGGCCGAGAAAACCATCAAACAACAATACAAACAATCCGGCAGCAATCCCTTATACATCCTGGATTTGGCTGATTTATACCTAAAACAGAACAGAGAGCCGGATGCGGAAAAACAGTTTTCCAAAACCATTAAAGAACTGAAACCTGACAGATACACCATCGGTCAGATAGCAGAAAAATTTATCCGGCTGAAACAATTGGATTACGCCCAGAAAACCTACCTGAAAGCAAAAGATATACTGAAAGACAGATCCGCTTTCAATTTAGATCTGGCGAATTTGCTGTTTCTAAAAAATGACATTACCGGCATGATTAATGCCTATCTGGACGAAGCTCCTTATCAGGCAACTGATTTATCATCCATTGAAAACGGATTACAAAAGGCTCTGGTGGATGAGAAGACAAAAGATGCTTTGGAAAAAGAGCTGCTGTTCCGCATCCAGGCTAACAAGACACTCTTTGTCTATCAGGACCTGCTGGTTTGGCTGTACATGCAGCGTAATGATTTTGATGGTGCCGTTTTACAGGCCAAATCCCTGGACCTGCTGAGAAGGGAAGACGGGGAAAACCTCATGCGCATTTCTAAAACCGCGGCTGAACAGAAAGATTTCGACGCTGCCATTAAGGGTTATCAGTATGTAATTAACAAAGGTGCTAATTACCCGTGGTATGTCAGTGCGAATCTGGAACTCATTAATGTTAAAAGGGATAAATTGGTCAATTCCCCCAACTACAGCAACGAGCAATTATTCTCTTTAAAACAAACCTATCAGAATTTCATCAGTACCTTCAAGAACGAATACACCACCACCTATGCCATACTGGAGCTGGCACAATTAGAAGCCTTATACTTACATGATATAGATTCCGCCATCGCTCATGTTATTCCTGTGACGGAAAACAGCCGCGCTCCGAAAGACCTGCTGGCAAAAGCAAAAATGTACTTAGGCGATTACTACCTGATTGCAGACCAGCCCTGGGAAAGCTTATTGCTGTATACACAGGTGGAAAAAGAGCAGAAGGGGAATCCGCTGGGCGAAGAAGCTAAATTCAGAAATGCCAAGCTAGCCTATTACAAAGGTGATTTTGAGTGGGCGCAGACACAATTGAAGATCATTAAGGCCAATACCTCCGAATTCATATCCAATGATGCCATTGATTTATCCGTCTTTATTTTAGACAACCTCAATACCGACACCATTGACTATGCGTTGCTGAAATTCGCGAAGTCAGACTTGTTGCGCTACCAGAATAAACTGGATGAGGCAGAAGACACGCTGAATGATATCACTAAGAATTACAGCGGCACCGCCCTGCAGGATGACATCCTCTATCTGAAATATAAAATCGAACGGGACAGGCAGCATTATGATAAAGCCGCGGAATACCTGGAAAAGATAGTATCTTTTTACGGAGACGATATTTTAGCCGACAATGCCATTTTTTATCTCGGCGAGATGAACCAGAAATTCCTGAACAACGAAGAGAAGGCAAAACAATATTACGAGAAAATCATTGTTGAATACAAGGACAGCACCTTCGCCATTGAAGCCAGAAAACGTTACAGGAAACTCAGAGGTGACACTTAA
- the vanZ gene encoding VanZ family protein, which translates to MNKKILYNYLPAVLWSAFIFFLCFIPGSTLPKEDWLDKIHFDKIVHVILYLILFLLIIHAFKQQSVKPSHLVAAAFLCLTQGVIIEYIQGTAFIRDRSFDLWDIAANGLGVLTGILVSQSKHKTN; encoded by the coding sequence ATGAACAAGAAAATACTTTACAATTATTTGCCGGCTGTTTTATGGTCGGCATTTATTTTTTTTCTGTGTTTCATTCCCGGCAGCACATTGCCAAAAGAAGACTGGCTGGATAAAATCCATTTTGACAAAATCGTCCATGTCATTTTATATCTTATTTTGTTTCTGCTGATCATTCACGCCTTCAAACAACAGTCTGTAAAGCCATCCCATCTTGTCGCCGCTGCATTCCTCTGCCTCACTCAGGGTGTAATCATCGAATACATTCAGGGAACTGCGTTTATCCGGGACAGAAGTTTTGATTTATGGGATATTGCGGCAAATGGATTGGGTGTGTTAACGGGCATCCTGGTGTCACAATCAAAACATAAGACTAATTAA
- the gcvH gene encoding glycine cleavage system protein GcvH, producing MNFPAELKYSKEHEWLRADGETAVIGITEFAQKELGDIIYVDIDSVGDTVVKDAIFGTVEAVKTVSDLFMPVGGEVIEFNEVLKDKPELVNSDPYGEGWMIKIRISNPDEIATLLDAAAYQALIG from the coding sequence ATGAATTTTCCTGCTGAATTAAAGTACTCCAAAGAACACGAATGGCTGCGTGCGGATGGCGAAACCGCTGTCATCGGCATCACGGAATTTGCGCAAAAAGAACTGGGCGATATTATTTATGTCGACATTGACTCTGTCGGTGATACGGTTGTAAAAGATGCCATCTTTGGCACCGTTGAAGCGGTCAAGACAGTTTCTGATCTGTTTATGCCTGTTGGTGGCGAAGTGATTGAATTCAACGAAGTGCTGAAAGACAAACCGGAACTGGTCAACTCAGACCCGTACGGTGAAGGCTGGATGATAAAAATAAGAATCAGCAACCCGGATGAAATTGCAACGTTATTGGATGCTGCTGCTTATCAGGCATTAATCGGATAA